The genomic window GATTGCTTCTTTCTCTATTTTCCTAGATTTTTTTAACGCATTCACAGTTTCCGAAAGATAACTTTTCGTGATTTTTATGGAATTATTATTACCTTTTGATAGATTTGACCTTATTTTTGATGTGACTTATATACTTATTTACAGAAAATTTGAAATTTTATATATACAAGGATAATTCATCTGTGTTACCTTCTAATTGTAATATAATAACAATTTTGGATGTTTGAGGATGATTAAGAAGTTGGCTTTGGGAGTTGTAGCAAGTAGCATGTTGTTAGGGTTCGGAGTGGGAGATCTTGGTGGGGCATCAAAGGCAGAAGCGGCAGTGCCAGTTGAGGCTAGCATTTCACCAAAAAATGTTTCACGAACTGGCAGTTCTACATCTGTCACTAAGACATTGAGTTGGGGTGGCGGTACTGGCTCCTCTTACCATGTATATTACAACGATGGAAAATATGCCGCTATTGATGACCGGTATTCAAGTTAGAAAACTACCAATACTTCCAGTTATTCTATCTCATCAAGCACTACTTCAAAGACTTGGAACGATTTTTTGAGAGTAACGGGAAGTAAAGTCGCTACTGACTCAGGTACTATCAAATTATCTAGGTAATGGTCGAATCATGCACATAGACTGCTCTGGCGGTCTATGTGTGTTATAACAATGTAATGAATTGGGGTATCGAGATGTTATATGTACATAATCTTATGAAGAAGTATGGGAACAATGAAACACTGAATATATTAGACGGAGTGAACTTAGAGGTTAAAGAGGCTGTATGGTGCAGCATAGTCGGTCCATCTGGGACAGGTAAATCTACTTTATTGAAGTGTATCGCCGGGCTTCTGAAACCCGATGACGGTTCGGTACGCATGCTTAATCATGATATATATTCGATGACAGAAGAAGCACGGAGTAATTTTCGAAGAACGAATATCGGATTTATCTTTCAGGATTTTAAGCTCTTATCCCATTATTCGGTTCTAGAAAATGTCATTATGCCGTTGCTCTATGACAAGGATCGCAAATGGCTTATGGAAAAGGCGAAAGATTTATTAAAGTTGGTCGGAATTCCTGAATCCCTGCACAATCGGCTGCCCGATAGTCTGTCAGGAGGAGAAAAGCAAAGGGTTGCTATTGCAAGGTCAATAATTGGCGATCCTGAGATTATATTATGTGATGAACCTACAGGGAATTTGGATACAAAGAATCGAGATCGAATCATCGAATTGCTATTAAACATACAAAAGCGTGGAACCACAATCATTTGTGTCACCCATGACCTTGAGGTCGCCGAAAAAGGGGATTGTGTATATCGTCTAAATGAGGGGCTGTTAACGAAAGAAGAGATGATTCATCTATGATTAGACTCATCATCAGCCGAATACTAAACAGGAAAATCATTTCGCTCATCATGGTTATTGCCTTTTTGAGCATATTCTTCCTCATTCCGCTTGGTTCCCAGTACACCCTTCAGTCACAAGTTTCAGTAAAAAATACACTAGAAAAGCACGGCAGAGGAAGCTATGACATTTTGCTGCGACCATCTGACTCACGAACCGAGATTGAAAAGACAATCGGGATTGTGGAAGAAAATTATGTTGGAGACGGCAAAGGTGGAATCTCCATATCCGAATGGGAGGAAATCAAGGATAATCCTGATATTGAAGTGGCCGCCCCTGTTGCCTCTCTTGGATACTTCACCGGAAGGCAAGCGTCCATTATATTGCCTCCTTTGGAACATCCAGCTCGATTCAAATGGCAATTCTACACATCGGATGGGCTAAATAAATACCCATTAGGAGAGAAACAAATCCTAACCTATTTCGATAATTCCAAGCCAGATAACCTCGAATATGTCTGGTATCCACAAGGACAGGATATGTTGGCGGGCAAAAGCATGTATGTTGTCCTGCCCCCTAGCTATCATTTATTGACAGCTATTGACCCAGAAAGCGAGAAACAATTAACCGGGATAGATTTTTCAGATTTATATGCTGACCTAGATGACCCTAAATTTTCTTTGTTCAGCCAAATGAGACAGAATTACAATAATCCACCTGTTATCAAGGTTTTACAGAGAAGTGAAATTGACAATCAAATTCATATGGAACTTTCGGTAGAGAAATTGGATGTTAGCCTTGCAGATTATAAGAAAAAACTAGGCTTAACGGATGAGCAGATACTATTGAATGCGTATGAAAAAAAAGATGAATTGGGGAAGGTCGTAGAAGAGTTAAATAAGGAGCCTGGTTCAGACAGAAAGGATTTTGACTTTGACCTTTCTATATTCCAAAGACCTTTTGAGAGTGTAGCCATGAAGATTAGAGATGATTTTAAGGTGGAGACGTCCAATGGGTCTATGTATAGCTTTAACACCTCTCAATACTATACAGCCCAGAAAATTGATTACAAGTTCAAAGGCGAACAAATTCAGGTTGAAAAGGTTCAAGAAGGGAATCCCCCTTCCTATAAAGAAGTGGTACAAAAAGGGGCTGGTCTAGAAGAATCTGATGAAGTTCCATTCATGATCTTGCAAACGGGTGAATTCACGGCAAGCGAGAAGAAAGGACAATTAGCTTCCAGTCCTTTGGGTATTTATTCAACTAGCACGACGACCACATCCAAGGGAGAGTCATTGACTCCGACATCAGTCCCAGGCAG from Pradoshia eiseniae includes these protein-coding regions:
- a CDS encoding ABC transporter ATP-binding protein yields the protein MLYVHNLMKKYGNNETLNILDGVNLEVKEAVWCSIVGPSGTGKSTLLKCIAGLLKPDDGSVRMLNHDIYSMTEEARSNFRRTNIGFIFQDFKLLSHYSVLENVIMPLLYDKDRKWLMEKAKDLLKLVGIPESLHNRLPDSLSGGEKQRVAIARSIIGDPEIILCDEPTGNLDTKNRDRIIELLLNIQKRGTTIICVTHDLEVAEKGDCVYRLNEGLLTKEEMIHL
- a CDS encoding ABC transporter permease, which gives rise to MIRLIISRILNRKIISLIMVIAFLSIFFLIPLGSQYTLQSQVSVKNTLEKHGRGSYDILLRPSDSRTEIEKTIGIVEENYVGDGKGGISISEWEEIKDNPDIEVAAPVASLGYFTGRQASIILPPLEHPARFKWQFYTSDGLNKYPLGEKQILTYFDNSKPDNLEYVWYPQGQDMLAGKSMYVVLPPSYHLLTAIDPESEKQLTGIDFSDLYADLDDPKFSLFSQMRQNYNNPPVIKVLQRSEIDNQIHMELSVEKLDVSLADYKKKLGLTDEQILLNAYEKKDELGKVVEELNKEPGSDRKDFDFDLSIFQRPFESVAMKIRDDFKVETSNGSMYSFNTSQYYTAQKIDYKFKGEQIQVEKVQEGNPPSYKEVVQKGAGLEESDEVPFMILQTGEFTASEKKGQLASSPLGIYSTSTTTTSKGESLTPTSVPGSFVPAPSSGVTTLDSAELVKGDKPIDAIRIRIDEITKYDASAQAKIENVAKDLLEAGYEVDIVAGSSFKEQQLEVEGIGQVTEPWTTLGVAQAIETSWNKTINVALSLFFLFGLSWLMARLVFEKNILKAENQTLFLIGWSPKKILQRNYSEQVILQSLAFLTAFILLFFVFEKSYAFLYAMGLFLFSLVITYGVLAREEKSRVRLEAYKNFSSIRHYLSIIAPTMLTLFTSTFLLIVQMAIIGETISEMDNTTMGQFINNQTLTIQMTIVAMTILLTVVSMIEGVHSLILKRKDEFNMYHTIGWTKSTILKHFLKEVLLWVMIAIFAGVIGGYSLLVILKVPLLWCMIGLLFSLINIIIPILTVVLAKKYEND